The following are from one region of the Streptomyces tuirus genome:
- a CDS encoding AI-2E family transporter, translating to MTAPLSSDRSRAALRISARVSAELLLVFALSAVALWLLGRMWSVVWPLMVGLLLTTLTWPAARFLRRRGWPPALAASVVTVLFLLVAVGVVALIAVPVASQSGELTDGVVEGIQRLREWAAGPPLNIGDAQINKAFDSAVSRAQEGVGSMVGAVVTGVSTVVNGVVTAVLALFLMFFFLKDGPRFLPWLSRQLPGRLATDVPAVFDRGWATLGAFVRSQAAVGLLDAVLIGLGLWVLGVPLVLPLAVLTFVSAFVPIIGALFAGFVAVLIALVSNGLTDALMVLAIIVVVQQLEGNVFQPMIQSRGLGLHAAVVLLAVTLGGSLAGIVGSLLAVPVAALIAVVWNYVREQLVDPAGEAGTGEQGPGGPGTDEPDAGAAVPS from the coding sequence GTGACTGCGCCCCTGAGTTCCGACAGATCCCGTGCCGCGCTGCGGATATCCGCGCGGGTTTCCGCCGAGTTGCTGCTGGTGTTCGCCCTGTCCGCCGTGGCGTTGTGGTTGCTGGGCCGGATGTGGTCCGTGGTGTGGCCGCTGATGGTCGGGCTGCTGCTGACCACGCTGACCTGGCCCGCGGCCCGGTTCCTGCGCCGGCGCGGGTGGCCGCCGGCGCTGGCCGCGTCGGTCGTGACCGTGCTGTTCCTGCTGGTCGCCGTCGGTGTGGTGGCGCTGATCGCCGTCCCCGTGGCATCCCAGTCCGGGGAGCTGACGGACGGTGTCGTGGAAGGCATCCAGCGGCTGCGGGAGTGGGCCGCCGGGCCACCGCTGAACATCGGGGACGCGCAGATCAACAAGGCCTTCGACAGCGCGGTCTCCCGCGCCCAGGAAGGCGTCGGCAGCATGGTGGGGGCTGTGGTCACGGGCGTGAGCACCGTGGTGAACGGCGTCGTCACGGCCGTCCTCGCGCTCTTCCTGATGTTCTTCTTCCTCAAGGACGGCCCGCGGTTCCTGCCGTGGCTGTCCCGTCAGCTGCCCGGCCGGCTCGCCACCGATGTGCCGGCCGTGTTCGACCGCGGCTGGGCCACCCTGGGTGCCTTCGTACGGTCCCAGGCGGCGGTCGGTCTGCTCGACGCCGTCCTGATCGGCCTGGGCCTGTGGGTCCTGGGTGTCCCGCTGGTGCTGCCGCTGGCGGTGCTGACCTTCGTCTCGGCGTTCGTGCCGATCATCGGCGCCCTGTTCGCCGGTTTCGTCGCGGTGCTCATCGCGCTCGTGTCCAACGGTCTGACGGACGCGCTGATGGTGCTGGCCATCATCGTCGTGGTGCAGCAGCTCGAGGGCAACGTCTTCCAGCCCATGATCCAGAGCCGCGGGCTCGGCCTGCACGCGGCCGTGGTGCTGCTCGCGGTGACCCTGGGCGGCAGCCTGGCCGGCATCGTGGGCAGTCTGCTGGCCGTGCCCGTCGCGGCGCTGATCGCGGTGGTCTGGAACTACGTGCGTGAGCAGCTCGTCGATCCGGCGGGCGAGGCGGGCACCGGTGAGCAGGGGCCCGGCGGACCGGGGACCGACGAGCCGGACGCCGGAGCCGCCGTCCCGTCGTAG
- the msrA gene encoding peptide-methionine (S)-S-oxide reductase MsrA: MFLHSRTPQLPTAGQALPGRPEPAFTVPDRHTVLGTPLLGPYPEGLETADFGLGCFWGAERKFWQLPAGVWTTLVGYQGGRTENPTYEEVCSGLTGHTEVVRVVFDPERISYERLLKTFWESHDPTQGFRQGNDVGTQYRSAIYTHTPAQEATAKSSREAYQKVLTSSGYGTVTTEIVPAEGRPFYPAEGYHQQYLDKNPAGYCGIGGTGVSCPIGVARAGG; the protein is encoded by the coding sequence ATGTTCCTGCACAGCCGTACGCCCCAGCTGCCGACCGCCGGGCAGGCGCTGCCCGGGCGCCCGGAGCCGGCGTTCACGGTCCCCGACCGCCACACCGTCCTCGGCACGCCGCTGCTCGGCCCGTACCCCGAGGGCCTGGAAACCGCCGACTTCGGCCTGGGCTGCTTCTGGGGCGCCGAGCGCAAGTTCTGGCAGCTCCCGGCCGGTGTGTGGACGACCCTCGTCGGCTACCAGGGCGGCCGCACCGAGAACCCCACGTACGAGGAGGTCTGCTCAGGCCTGACCGGCCACACCGAGGTCGTACGGGTGGTCTTCGACCCGGAGCGGATCTCCTACGAGCGCCTCCTGAAGACGTTCTGGGAGTCCCACGACCCGACGCAGGGCTTCCGCCAGGGCAACGACGTGGGCACGCAGTACCGCTCGGCGATCTACACCCACACCCCCGCGCAGGAGGCCACCGCCAAGTCCTCCCGGGAGGCGTACCAGAAGGTCCTGACGTCCTCCGGCTACGGCACCGTCACCACGGAGATCGTCCCGGCCGAGGGCCGTCCCTTCTACCCGGCGGAGGGCTACCACCAGCAGTACCTGGACAAGAACCCCGCGGGCTACTGCGGCATCGGCGGCACGGGAGTGTCCTGCCCGATCGGCGTGGCCAGGGCCGGTGGGTGA
- a CDS encoding cystathionine gamma-synthase, whose translation MSDRHISQHFETLAIHAGNTADPLTGAVVPPIYQVSTYKQDGVGGLRGGYEYSRSANPTRTALEENLAALEGGRRGLAFASGLAAEDCLLRTLLGPGDHVVIPNDAYGGTFRLFAKVVARWGVEWSVADTSDPASVRAALTPKTKVVWVETPSNPLLGITDIAAVAQVARDAGARLVVDNTFATPYLQQPLSLGADVVVHSLTKYMGGHSDVVGGALVTADAGLGEELAFHQNAMGAVAGPFDSWLVLRGTKTLSVRMDRHSENAVKVADMLTRHARVTSVLYPGLPEHPGHEVAAKQMKSFGGMISFRVAGGEEAAVEVCNRAKIFTLGESLGGVESLIEHPGRMTHASVAGSALEVPADLVRLSVGIENAEDLLEDLQQALG comes from the coding sequence ATGAGCGACAGGCACATCAGTCAGCACTTCGAGACGCTCGCGATCCACGCGGGCAACACCGCCGACCCCCTGACGGGCGCGGTCGTCCCGCCGATCTACCAGGTCTCGACCTACAAGCAGGACGGCGTCGGCGGCCTGCGCGGCGGCTACGAGTACAGCCGCAGCGCCAATCCCACCAGGACCGCGCTGGAGGAGAACCTCGCCGCCCTGGAAGGCGGCCGCCGCGGGCTCGCGTTCGCGTCCGGGCTGGCGGCCGAGGACTGCCTGCTGCGCACGCTGCTCGGCCCCGGGGACCACGTGGTCATCCCGAACGACGCGTACGGCGGCACCTTCCGTCTGTTCGCCAAGGTCGTCGCCCGCTGGGGCGTGGAGTGGTCGGTCGCCGACACGAGCGACCCGGCCTCCGTGCGGGCCGCCCTCACCCCGAAGACCAAGGTCGTCTGGGTGGAGACCCCCTCCAACCCGCTGCTCGGCATCACCGACATCGCCGCGGTCGCCCAGGTCGCCCGGGACGCGGGCGCCCGCCTCGTCGTCGACAACACCTTCGCCACGCCCTACCTGCAGCAGCCGCTGTCGCTGGGCGCGGACGTCGTCGTGCACTCGCTGACCAAGTACATGGGCGGTCACTCCGACGTCGTCGGCGGCGCCCTGGTCACCGCCGACGCCGGCCTCGGCGAGGAACTGGCCTTCCACCAGAACGCGATGGGCGCGGTCGCCGGGCCCTTCGACTCCTGGCTGGTGCTGCGCGGCACCAAGACCCTCTCCGTGCGCATGGACCGGCACAGCGAGAACGCCGTCAAGGTCGCCGACATGCTCACACGGCACGCGCGCGTGACGAGCGTGCTGTACCCGGGCCTGCCGGAGCACCCCGGTCACGAGGTCGCCGCCAAGCAGATGAAGTCGTTCGGCGGCATGATCTCCTTCCGCGTCGCGGGCGGCGAGGAGGCGGCCGTCGAGGTGTGCAACCGGGCGAAGATCTTCACGCTGGGCGAGTCCCTGGGCGGCGTCGAGTCGCTGATCGAGCACCCCGGCCGCATGACGCACGCCTCCGTGGCCGGCTCGGCCCTGGAGGTCCCCGCCGACCTGGTGCGGCTGTCCGTCGGCATCGAGAACGCCGAGGACCTGCTGGAGGACCTGCAGCAGGCGCTCGGCTAG
- a CDS encoding sigma factor-like helix-turn-helix DNA-binding protein, translating to MLERHVSRATRRTREFEAFVAGAAGRLLHAATLLTAEAPDDNPRARRLLTLSLAHTYASWDRLHGEDPYDRTRQYLVTRFARGTWHHYGALGRSRPHPASPLAPLTPQERLILVLRLYEGVAEEQTAALLGLSPERVRAIRHRAMSVLLHRPRGPAPAVTAAKAVRS from the coding sequence GTGCTGGAGCGGCATGTATCCCGGGCAACCCGTCGCACCCGGGAGTTCGAGGCGTTCGTCGCGGGCGCGGCCGGGCGGCTGCTGCACGCCGCCACGCTGCTGACCGCCGAGGCCCCCGACGACAACCCGCGCGCGCGGCGCCTGCTGACGCTGTCGCTGGCGCACACCTACGCGAGCTGGGACCGGCTGCACGGCGAGGATCCGTACGACCGCACCCGCCAGTACCTGGTCACCCGCTTCGCGCGCGGCACGTGGCACCACTACGGCGCGCTCGGCCGCTCCCGGCCGCATCCCGCGAGTCCCCTGGCGCCGCTCACGCCTCAGGAACGGCTGATCCTGGTCCTCAGGCTCTACGAGGGTGTCGCCGAGGAGCAGACGGCGGCCCTGCTGGGCCTGTCCCCCGAACGGGTACGGGCGATCCGCCACCGGGCGATGTCGGTCCTGCTGCACCGGCCGCGGGGCCCGGCGCCTGCGGTGACGGCCGCGAAGGCAGTGCGCTCATGA
- a CDS encoding MarR family winged helix-turn-helix transcriptional regulator, with translation MSMDMTTVGDTGLLDTLQHEVALFARRAEQTRLGGVGQVRNSMDRAAYLLLNRLDKEGPMGVKALAASMGIDSSTVTRQVAPLVDTGLVKRTSHPEDGRAVVLQLSPRGQARLEEVRSSRRQLMAELTHDWEPDEREAFCDLLTRFNSALSSRMAAQGVPGPEAQPES, from the coding sequence ATGTCGATGGACATGACGACCGTCGGTGACACCGGTCTTCTCGACACGCTGCAGCACGAGGTGGCGCTGTTCGCCCGCCGTGCCGAACAGACCCGGCTCGGTGGAGTCGGGCAGGTGCGCAACTCCATGGACCGCGCCGCGTACCTGCTGCTCAACCGCCTCGACAAAGAAGGCCCGATGGGCGTCAAGGCGCTCGCCGCGAGCATGGGGATCGACTCCTCGACGGTCACCCGGCAGGTGGCGCCGCTCGTCGACACCGGCCTGGTCAAGCGCACCTCCCACCCCGAGGACGGGCGCGCGGTGGTGCTCCAGCTGTCCCCGCGCGGGCAGGCCCGGCTGGAGGAAGTGCGCTCCTCCCGGCGCCAGTTGATGGCCGAGCTGACCCACGACTGGGAGCCGGACGAGCGCGAGGCGTTCTGCGACCTCCTCACGCGCTTCAACAGCGCGCTGTCCTCGCGGATGGCGGCGCAGGGCGTGCCCGGGCCCGAGGCACAGCCGGAGTCCTGA
- the ilvA gene encoding threonine ammonia-lyase — protein sequence MSYSTADSFRPVTLDDVRGAQKMLSGVARVTAMEGSRHLSQTAGAPVHLKCENLQRTGSFKLRGAYVRIAGLLPEERAAGVVAASAGNHAQGVALASALLGVRSTVFMPKGAPLPKVSATRDYGAEVRLHGQVVDETLAAAQEYAAETGAVFIHPFDHPDIIAGQGTVGLEILEQCPEVRTILVGIGGGGLAAGIAVAVKSLRPDVRVVGVQAAGAAAYPPSLAAGRPVSVENPATMADGIKVGRPGDVPFGIIGELVDEVRTVSEDELSAALLLCLERAKLVVEPAGASPVAALMSAPGAFEGPVVAVLSGGNVDPVLMERVLRHGMAAQGRYLAVRLRLTDRPGALATLLGVLSVVDANVLDVSHVRTDPRLGLTEAEVELHLETKGPAHCAEVGQALREAGYTVIG from the coding sequence ATGAGCTACAGCACGGCTGACTCCTTTCGGCCCGTCACCCTCGACGACGTGCGCGGCGCACAGAAGATGCTCTCGGGTGTGGCGCGGGTGACCGCGATGGAGGGCAGCAGGCACCTGTCCCAGACGGCCGGTGCGCCGGTGCACCTCAAATGCGAGAACCTCCAGCGGACGGGCTCGTTCAAGCTGCGCGGCGCCTACGTCCGGATCGCCGGTCTGCTGCCTGAGGAGCGCGCTGCCGGTGTCGTCGCCGCCAGCGCCGGCAATCACGCGCAGGGTGTCGCCCTCGCGTCCGCCCTGCTCGGCGTGCGCTCCACGGTGTTCATGCCCAAGGGTGCCCCGCTGCCGAAGGTGAGCGCCACCCGGGACTACGGGGCCGAGGTGCGGCTGCACGGCCAGGTGGTCGACGAGACGCTGGCCGCCGCACAGGAGTACGCGGCCGAGACGGGCGCGGTGTTCATCCACCCCTTCGACCACCCGGACATCATCGCGGGCCAGGGGACGGTGGGCCTGGAGATCCTGGAGCAGTGCCCTGAGGTGCGCACGATCCTCGTCGGCATCGGCGGGGGAGGCCTGGCCGCCGGGATCGCCGTGGCGGTGAAGTCGCTGCGGCCGGACGTGCGGGTGGTGGGGGTGCAGGCGGCGGGCGCGGCGGCCTACCCGCCCTCGCTGGCGGCGGGCCGGCCGGTGTCGGTCGAGAACCCGGCGACGATGGCCGACGGCATCAAGGTCGGGCGGCCCGGTGACGTGCCGTTCGGGATCATCGGCGAGCTGGTCGACGAGGTGCGCACGGTCAGCGAGGACGAGCTGTCCGCCGCGCTGCTGCTGTGTCTGGAGCGGGCCAAGCTGGTCGTCGAGCCGGCCGGGGCGAGCCCGGTCGCGGCGCTGATGAGTGCGCCCGGCGCCTTCGAGGGGCCGGTCGTGGCGGTGCTGTCCGGCGGCAATGTCGACCCGGTGCTGATGGAGCGGGTGCTGCGGCACGGCATGGCCGCGCAGGGCCGCTACCTCGCGGTCCGGCTGCGGCTGACGGACCGGCCCGGTGCTCTCGCCACTCTTCTGGGTGTGTTGTCAGTGGTCGACGCTAACGTCCTCGATGTGAGCCACGTCCGAACCGACCCGCGGCTCGGGCTCACGGAGGCGGAGGTCGAGCTGCACCTGGAGACGAAGGGCCCGGCGCACTGCGCCGAGGTGGGTCAGGCGCTGCGCGAGGCGGGCTACACGGTCATCGGCTGA
- a CDS encoding ATP-binding cassette domain-containing protein — translation MPGAIYAEGLVKTFGDVKALDGVDLDVPEGTVLGLLGPNGAGKTTTVRCLTTLLRPDSGRAVVAGIDVIKQPDAVRRSIGLSGQFAAVDEYLTGRENLQMVGQLYQMRAKAAKERAAELLEQFHLADAADRPTKTYSGGMRRRLDLAAALVVSPPVMFMDEPTTGLDPRNRQQLWEVIKQLVSGGTTLLLTTQYLEEADHLAHDIAVVDHGKVIAQGTSDQLKARTGGERVEVVVHQREHIQPAAEVLAGFGKGETTVEEHMRKLTAPVTGGAKLLAEVIRELDARGIEIDDIGLRRPTLDDVFLSLTGHVAEIKDQENDKEAAQ, via the coding sequence ATGCCAGGCGCCATCTACGCCGAAGGTCTGGTCAAGACCTTCGGTGACGTAAAGGCCTTGGACGGCGTCGACCTCGACGTGCCCGAGGGCACGGTCCTCGGCCTGCTCGGGCCGAACGGCGCGGGCAAGACCACCACCGTCCGCTGTCTGACCACCCTGCTGCGCCCCGACAGCGGGCGGGCGGTCGTCGCGGGCATCGACGTGATCAAGCAGCCCGACGCGGTCCGCCGCTCCATCGGGCTGTCCGGCCAGTTCGCGGCCGTCGACGAATACCTGACCGGCCGGGAGAACCTCCAGATGGTCGGCCAGCTCTACCAGATGCGGGCCAAGGCGGCGAAGGAGCGCGCGGCCGAGCTGCTGGAGCAGTTCCACCTCGCGGACGCCGCCGACCGCCCCACCAAGACCTACTCGGGCGGCATGCGCCGGCGCCTCGACCTCGCCGCGGCCCTGGTCGTCTCACCGCCCGTGATGTTCATGGACGAGCCGACGACCGGCCTCGACCCCCGCAATCGCCAGCAGCTGTGGGAGGTCATCAAGCAGCTCGTCTCCGGCGGCACCACACTGCTGCTCACCACGCAGTACCTGGAGGAGGCCGACCACCTGGCGCACGACATCGCGGTGGTCGACCACGGCAAGGTCATCGCCCAGGGCACCTCCGACCAGCTCAAGGCCCGCACCGGCGGCGAGCGCGTCGAGGTCGTGGTGCACCAGCGCGAGCACATCCAGCCCGCCGCCGAGGTCCTCGCCGGCTTCGGCAAGGGCGAGACCACGGTCGAGGAGCACATGCGCAAGCTCACCGCTCCCGTCACCGGCGGCGCCAAACTCCTGGCCGAAGTCATCCGTGAACTGGACGCCCGGGGCATCGAGATCGACGACATCGGCCTGCGCAGGCCCACCCTCGACGACGTCTTCCTGTCCCTGACGGGACACGTGGCCGAGATCAAGGACCAGGAGAACGACAAGGAGGCCGCCCAGTGA
- a CDS encoding ABC transporter permease → MSMVADSLVIARRNLIRMTRIPEMVLFGVIQPVMFVVLFTYVFGGSMSVGGSTDPDVYKNFLMAGIFAQTVTFATAGSAAGIADDMQKGLVDRFRSLPMARGAVLTGRTVADLVQTCITLTVLAIVALIVGWRTGSAEPTNVGRVLGAFGLLLLLGYAFTWIGALIGLAVRTPEAATSGGIIWLFPVTFISNAFVDSSQMTPWLRHIAEWNPFSATVQACRELFGNPGVVQSDAWPMQHPVWASLIWSALIVAIFRTLAVRKYRAAEG, encoded by the coding sequence ATGAGCATGGTCGCCGACTCGCTGGTCATCGCCCGCAGGAACCTGATTCGTATGACCAGGATTCCTGAGATGGTCCTTTTTGGTGTCATTCAGCCAGTAATGTTCGTGGTCCTGTTCACGTACGTCTTCGGCGGCTCGATGAGCGTCGGAGGGTCCACCGATCCGGACGTCTACAAGAACTTCCTGATGGCCGGCATCTTCGCCCAGACGGTGACCTTCGCGACCGCGGGATCGGCCGCCGGCATCGCGGACGACATGCAGAAAGGGCTCGTCGACCGCTTCCGCTCCCTACCGATGGCCCGCGGTGCGGTGCTGACGGGTCGGACCGTTGCGGATCTCGTGCAGACCTGCATCACGCTGACTGTCCTGGCGATCGTCGCGCTGATCGTCGGATGGCGCACTGGCTCGGCCGAGCCGACCAATGTAGGCCGAGTCCTGGGAGCCTTCGGGCTGCTCCTCCTCCTCGGCTACGCCTTCACGTGGATCGGGGCGCTGATCGGGCTCGCGGTCCGGACCCCGGAGGCAGCCACTTCAGGTGGGATCATCTGGCTGTTCCCGGTGACGTTCATCTCGAACGCCTTCGTCGACTCCAGCCAGATGACGCCCTGGCTGCGACACATCGCTGAGTGGAACCCGTTCAGCGCGACGGTGCAGGCGTGCCGCGAGCTGTTCGGCAATCCGGGGGTGGTCCAGTCCGACGCCTGGCCCATGCAGCATCCGGTCTGGGCGTCCCTGATCTGGTCCGCTTTGATTGTTGCGATCTTCCGGACTCTTGCCGTGCGGAAGTACCGGGCGGCGGAAGGCTGA